The genomic segment AATTTAGTCCAGTAAATATTAAAGATGTCAAATTATTtagaggaagccagaggaggttGAAGTTTTGGTGTTATGCCGAACAATAATTTTTGTTGTCAGAGAAAGTGTTTTCTAACTTCAAGATTGATGACAcatgaagagaaagggagagagggagaaagagagagggaacaaTCTGAGCACAGTTTctacataaaaagaagaaaacataggtaACTCTTAAGTCGGTTATGTGTTACTTTAGTTCTCTAAATACTGGGTGAATTTGAATTGCTTCCTACAAGCCATTCTACCTGTCTAAACTCTCTagcagattttaaaatttcagtattaaggaaataaaagacaATCCTATTCATACCAGAAATATGGAGACATTTTACTTTGTTTCACCAAGTTTTTGAAAGGGAAGAGAGGCACTTAGGTCCTGTTGGGCTGTTACAGATCAAGGGTTTGCAATGAGCAACTTCAGCTATGAGAACAAAGTTGCGTGAGTGTTAGAAAAGTTTGCTATGTATTGCCAAGGTATATTAGGAGCGTGACTGAACTCAGTCACACTTACCATGTGCTGCAGGGGTTGGGCCTGACCCAGGTGAGGTCTCTTCTTTAGAGTAGGGCAAGGGCACCCTGACAAACTAAGTTTAGGTGGAGGCTGTTTGCTGTAAATCCACAGAAAATCATGATCAGAATCAGCTTTTTGGCCATTTCACAATTGAGTTAGAGGACCAGCATCAATGCATGTGAGCTGCCAGCCACCTAGGAAAGCAAATCTTGAACAAAGAGCATGAAAATGATAGGGACACAGTAACCACTGAACTGGGCCAGTGTTGCGCTCACATCTTTCCTGGAAGTTGCATCTGGAAAACTATTCCAAATAGACAGAGAATGTCATCCCCACAGAGATGGGACAACTAGTCATGTATGACCTGGTAGTGCTGATGGAGCATCAGGACATCATCTCTACATCAGCTCCCCTCATCTTATCAATATTAATGTTAGCAAAGCaaggttttatttaattatgGAGAGTTCAATCTCTAAGAATGCTACCGGTAGCTAGGcaatggtggttcatgccttcaatcctagcacatgggaggcagaggcaggtgggtctcttgagtttgagaggccagcctggtctacagagttccaggagagtcaggacatagagaaaccctgtccaaaaaatgAATGTTACCAGTAGGCAGCCATCCCTCACAACACCAGCCTCCATCATGCCttagcagactgagcaagccatagagagcaagccagtaagcagcattccttcatggtctctgtttcaatCGCTGCCCTGACTACCTCAGTCACAgactgtgacatggaagtgtaagccaaataaaacctttcctctccaagttgtttttgggcagtgttttatcacagtaccAACGAAGCTAATAGCTAATCAGGACAGTTTCTTATCAGCATCTCAAAAATGCTGATCGTAAGATACAAATCTCAGATATCAAGGGTTAcagatttttaaggaaaaacagtTTTGCACATTATACAAAACTATTTTATTCAAGGCAGTTAAGTGTAGGGCAAAAAACATCTTTAGAGCTAGAGCAGAATGTATTCTGACAAACGACTTGGGCTGTTGGTGATACAGCAGTGTTCAGTATGCCTTCCAGCTCAGTGAGAATTAGGCAACCTAAAGGAATCTTCAGGAAACCGACGACAGCAGTCACTTCTGTTCAGTGGTTTTCTATTGGAAATAGAGTGTAGAAAATTGGGGAGGGGATGCAAACAAATGACAATGAATTGTTGACTACCAACTCAGCACTGATGCTGACATGACATCTGTCGTTCACAGCTCTTTAATTTAGGTGCCAGCTCTGAATGCCTTAGGGAGTTCATTTGTCCACTTCTACATGGGCAATATTCCTATTAGATCAGCTAGCAGGCTTTATATTAGCTTTATAAGCTACAAAAAATCTTGCTTAAGGGATTATTAAATAGTTCGCACATACTTACACTAGGAGAAAGTAGGGAAAGTGCATAGTACTATTTGAGAAAATAGGTACATGTGCTAGAATAGTATTTGATGTAGAAATGTTTAGTTTATGCATGTATAGGGGGCTGAAACCAGAGCCTCAAATGTTACCCATATACTTTACCAtttcacaaagaaaaacaaatacaaagcaAATATGCTTTCTATCCTTAACCTAAGTCTCACCAAAGGAATTTCCCATTAGTATAAAACACCCGCATACATGTGAATGAGGGAATGCTTTGTGCACTTCAGGCTGTTACAAAGCACGTCTGGCCCCTATCTACTGTGTACGAGTACCAACTCCCAACCTCCAGTTACAACAACCACAAATGTTCCCAGACACAGTGTACTCTGACAGACAATAACATCACTCATATTATTTATTGGCACATGTATACCTCCATTTGAAAGTTAGTATTAAAACTACAAAAACTGGTAGTTTTCCTTCATTACAAACTTCTGACATTTAAGTTTTGTTCAAAGTGTCACACATTATCAACATTTATTCAAACTGTTCAACAAAACTTTTCTAATAAAGTATTCTCAATTTGCTATGGAAGTTTCCCTTGTGTacaaattttgaaatattaaagaGCATGTAAGTTCTCTCAAAAACTTCATTAAGTGAATTAGTTATGGAGATTTGCATTCTTTTCAAAACATCATGCACAATGATTTGAGAAAGTATTCCTCAACTAAACTAAGAGTATTTGGGGATAAAAATGAGAGCCTCTCTGCTCTCTCCAATCAGTTATATGTCTCTTAAATTGTTGACTCTCTGACAATGGATGTCAAGGCCATCTTGCAGGTCACATTCACTTCAGGCCCAGAGCTCATGTAaactcagggagaaaaaaaaaaaaaacttacagcaTTTCTGTGGGCCTGGTAGAAACAATGATcatcatatatatgcacatttttCTCTACGCCTGTTATATGGTCAGACAAGACTACATAAGAGACTGTGTTCCAAAGAAGACAGCCAACTTGTGCCACACAGAATTTTCTATATAAATGTAATGCTTGCTAAGGTGGCCTTCTCACAAAAACATTGTCCTCAATCATCACATTTTTAGAatatctcctgtgtgtgtgttgtctgatGCCTGCTGACAGTTTCTGCTAAAAGGGCTTTCCACATTACACTCATAGGCATGCCCTCAGGTGAATTTTCTGATGCACAGTGAGGGATGACTTATGATAGAATGTTTTCCTACATTCTTGACATTCAAATCGTTTCTCACTTTCATGAGTTATCTGATGCCTGTTTAGGTATGATTTCTGGTGAAAAGCCTTTTTACATatcttacattcatagggcttctcaccTGTGTGAGTTCTCTGATGTACAGTGAGATGTGACTTACTGTAAAATGTTTTCCTACATTCTTCACATGAGTATGGTTTATAACCTGTGTGGCTCCTTTGATGGACAGTGAGGGATGACTTATGAAGGAATGTCTTCCTACATTCTTCACATGAGTATGGTCTATCACCTGTATGATTTCTCTGATGCCTGCTGAGACTGGACTTCTGGTAGAAAGCTttcccacattctttacattcatagggcttctcaccAGTGTGAGTTCCCTGATGCATGCTGAGGTGTGACTTCCGGTGAAAAGTTTTTCCACATACAccacattcataaggtttctcacctgtgtgtgttttctgatgtACAGTGAGGTTTGATTTACGATTGAATGTTTTCTGACATTCTTCACATTCATATGGTTTGTCACCTGTGTGAATTTTCTGATGGATAATGAGGTGTGACTTAGAGTAGAAAGTTTTTCCACACTCgtcacattcatatggtttctcacCTGTGTGAGTTCTGTGATGTACATTCAGGTCTGACTTACAGTAGAAAGTTTTCCTACATtttttacattcatagggcttctcaccTGTGTGAGTTCGCTGATGTATAGTGAGGGATGACTTATGGTAGAAAGTTTTCTTACATTCTTTACATCCATAGGGTTTCTCACCTGTGTGAATTCTCTGATGCCTGTTGAGGTGTGACTTCCGGTAAAATGATTTCCCACACATATGACATCCATAGGGTTTATAACCTGTTCTCTGAAATCTCCTGAGCTTTGGCTTCTCGTTAAAGCTTTTTTCAGATTGATACATTTCATACAGCTTTGTTCCTCTGGGGACTCTCTGACGTACATTTTGCTGTTTTTTCTGATGAAAAAATTTCTTACATTGTCTGCATCTGGAGGATCTGACTCCTGCATGTATTCTCTGTTTTTTGTGGTATGATTTCTTAATGAAGGTTTTCTCACAATCACTACACCTGTAATATTTCTGTactttgtgtgttttcttatgtTTTGTGAGCTTGAACTTTGAACAGAATGTTTTCTTACAAATATTACATTCCCACGTTGGTTCCCTTACCCAAGTCATCTCTTGTGAATTAAGAGCTACCTCATCAGATGCTTTCCCAGACTCACCAACTTCACTGGAACTAGGTGCAATGTGGAACCTCTTACTTGTCCATAATGCCTTTGTGTTGCAGGCTGCTTCTTGCCTACAACATTGAAAATGCTCTTGAGTACTTGGAGCGCTGTTATACAACCTATGATGCTGTGCATGTATGGGGGGCTTGCTACTTAGGGAGCCATCAAGTTCCTTTCCAGTCTGCATGTTATCAGGCTCATTAGGGGGAAGTCCATTCTGCCATACATTAAGTGCTGCAGGTCTCATTCCTGAAGAATTTCCATTCTTTACAGTCATATTTGAAACATTCTTTGAGCtcacattaaatatttttcctaatttaacATTCTCCTTAGTCGACGTGTTGCTGTTGGTAATTACAAGGTGCCACAAATGTCTCTCTTGATTGTCCTGGCTGGTTTCAACCAGTTCATTTACTTTCTGGATatctaaaagaaaacagaagtagCCAAGCTCATATACAGCAGAAAGATAAAGCATTGCCTTCTCATTCTCACTGCATTATGATTTCAAATAATATTGATATATGATGTATACAGATTTGTCCCCAGTGAATCTATCAATTAGACAATGTAAAATCACATCACTTCattgatttaaaatgttttattcaatTGAAACATGAGCGAGTTAAATATTCACCTATGCCTAGCCGTATATTTCAGTACACTCATTTCCACCTGCTATTTTCCTGTTCCTTTATTCTAGTTCTTAGTCATCCCACTTTCCTTTCCTAACTGACTTGTAAGGTCAGGTCCTTGTCAGTTAGCTATCTGCAGGTGGAGGTTCATGTGGTGTGTCTTTCACCTAATCAGAAATACAGTTTAGACTTAGGAAAGGATTGATACCTGTGTGTTCAGTTTTCACTTTTCTATGAGGAACCACAATAGAAACTTAGGGGGTTGGTTTATAAACACAAATGCCGTTATTTTCACATGAAAACAGCTAACTCTATCCCTCCAGTTTCCTAATCAAAATCTATTTTATGCTTCCTAGAACCCTGAGAGGGTCAGGAAGCTCCAGCCTACCTCCAATGAATTCATTCAGGAAACAAAGCAATGCCCATcattctttgaaatgtttttctgGATATTTCTGAGATTCACAGAACTGTCATTCTCCACTTAGGTTAAGGTACATGCACCCATGCTTTGTAACTCTTTGCTTCTGGAAGCTTCTATTTTGTATTAAGCTGTCTTCTACATTATATATGTAGCCTTCTACGTAAATCTATTGTCTTCAAATTAGTTTCACAAAGAGAGACTACTGATGAGAGACTTCTACACCCACACAGAAATCTCAGCCTTTCAACATGAAATCCTGCTGCAATTAAGTCTCTTCACATCAAAGGCCTACTTGTCCTGTCAAGCCTAGGTTTCCCCTTTCCATGCTGGGTCATTTGGTTGTGCTGAGTGTCCCCCTCACTTTCATGGATTCTGATGCTGTAGGACAGAAGACTTGATTCTaggcttctttttctattttttcccatCAATCACCTTGGTTAATACCTGAAtaactataataataaatatttacattaaccTACCAATTTCCAAAGGACTAAGATCATGACCACTCTCAAGTCTATATTTTATGCCCACTTATATATTAGGTATACCAAATTTGGAAAAAAGTAATATCAAGATTAAACTAAATGAATAATAATCTCCTCAAAATTCCCTTCCCTTTAGACTTTTCCTGAAATAAAACAgtatatacttttatttcttgttttgtgataaaacattcttTGTGACTTTTATCTTACAAccaaatattttgtgtgtttaataTTCAACAAAATGTAAGCTCTTTATGTGCAGATGCATGTTTTATTATTACTTACATGTCTAATTTTAAAAGTGCAATGTTTAGGAGATAACCAAATACCATGTGATAAAGAACTAATGGAGTCAAAAATGCCTGGGgtagaaaacacaaataattgaGAATTTAGAGAAAGTAGCGAAACCAACTAACCAAAATTATCTATGATAATTTTGTTCATGTGAGACTTCTCCTTGGAGAATGTACACAGGAAACATCTGATATATGATACCAGCTGATCCCAAGACTAGGACCAGAGCCATCAGTGAAAGCAGCTCAACATGGCCAACGTCTACTAGATTCTAGTCATTCTTGTCTGTTTGTCCAGGGTGCATTCACTGACCTGGCCGACTCTGCTCTGGGACTTCTTCTACTCTCCATGGCCCAATTCCTTGCTCCAACTTAAAGATCACCTCAGGTTTGGTAATGCAGTGACCTGTTAATGGGAAATAGCATAAGAGTCTATCAGATGCTAAGTCAAGAACACGCAGAAAGATAGCACCTTTGGGAACGGAGTGATTGCTAGACAAATCTGAACCCTTTGTCAGTGTCCACTCATGTCCCTCATGGTCTGCAATCTTGCCTTTATTAAGTAAAGTTAAATGGcctgagaaagaaagcaaagctgTGGTTAGTGCAGATCTGTGATCTCAGATGCCTGAGAGGCTAAGACAGAAGGAATACTAGTTGAAAGTCTGTCTAAGCAACTtaataagagcctgtctcaaaataaaaaataaacagagtgttgggaatacagctcagtggcagaacacttgcccAGTATGTATATGAATCCCTAAATTAATCCCCGGCACTAaggataaataaatatgaaaaggaaatctaagaatgagttttaaaatacttaaaaagacACGAtacaattaagtttttaaaaaaggaaggaaggaagaaaggaaggaaaagaaggaaagaaaacaagtaaGCAGACTCAGATATGTAGGAGATAAGGGTGACTAAAATCTGAAGTGATCTGGCTGTCAAGATGggttagcaggtaaaggcacctggtACCAAGCCTCACATATGAGTTCCATCTCTAGGACCCGTATAGAGGAAAAAGAACACCAAGTCtgccaagctgtcctctgaactctagACATAtggcatggcatgtgtgtgtgcttaaaaaaattttaagcaatCTGAATTTTGGAGCTAAAGCTCAACAAAAacttaaggaaaacaaaaaggtgGGTGCCTCCACAGCAGAATTGATTAAAGTTTAGAATATTGTGgtcagattttgtttttgttttgttttgttttgtttttgagacaggatcttactatgtagctctgaatgtcttggtcctctggaagagcagccagtgctcgtaactgctgagccatctctctagtccccaatatttttttcttaatgaagaaCACCTTCAACACTTTTGGTTTAAGTAGTTGTCTGACTGGTGTTCAAAAAAGAATAGAGAAtagatataaaaaacaaaacattcagccaggcatggtagacTACACCTGTAaatctcagcattctggaggctcAAACAAGAAAATcagggagttggaggccagcctagactatgtaACAAATTCTAGGTAAGCACGAGCTACATggtgaaaccttgtttcaaaaaaacaaacaataggaGGCAGAGGGGATCCCAGGAGTTTGctaaccagccagcctagcctaaaaGTGAAGGGCCCTGTCTCAAGGTATCCagattgggttttttgtttttgttaacttgacaaagGCTAGTTATCTGGGAATAGGAACCCCAATTGAAAGAATGCCTCCAAGGAAAGCTTGTGGAGAaatttcttgattagtgattgatgtgggaggccccagcccattgtgggctgTGCCAAacttgggcaagtggtcctggatgtacaagaaagcagactgaacaagccatgatggAGCAAGTCAgtagcagcactcctctatggtctctgcttcagttcctgttgtGGCTTCCCCTGGTGATGGCCATATAAAGCCTTTTATCCTCCAGTTGTTTTTTAAGATACAAAGGaataaggagagaaagaaaggtatacaccTAACATCTTCCTATCCTCTAGCCTCCaaatgtttatgcatgtgtgtgtgaaattgtaCAAAttcatgcacacaagcacatattccacacacatatacacaccaagtTTTTTTatccaaataaattatttaaaaataaaataaatgatttaaaaaatccaaattcAAGAGAAAATATAACCATCTAGATGCAACAGATTTGCCCAAAAAAGGTTCTGAGTTGTATTGTATATAATCAGACTGTCAAAAGCAAAACATGCATTAGAGGAACAACAGAGACCAAGAAGAATCCCCCAGGTGAGGACAAAAGATTGACTCAAagttaaacaaaaaccaaaaccattgCCAGACCCAGAATACTGTATCTAGAGAGGTTAACTTTCAAAAACTGAGAATTGGACtttctaaaagaaacaaaaactaaaaaaatccaTCACCACTAGATCAGACTGTGGTAATTAATCTTGTCAACTTAATAGGGTCTGGAATCAATAAGGGACAAGCCTCTGCACAGGTCTGTGTGGGTTCTCCCAGGAAGGATTAACTGAGGCgagaagcccctcccccactcaaCAGCACCTTCTATCTGTGACCCAGATCCAGTGGGGTCTGAGGGAAAGCAGTGCTGTTTGCTGCCTTCCTGTACTTCTTGCTGGTGAGTGCATTCATCTCTGCTGCTAGTGTCGTTCTTTCCTGATAGCAGACTCTAGCTTCTCCAATTTCCAAAATGGATCGAAGCAGCAACTCCCAGGATTCTTTCAGGCTTTAAACTCTAGACTGAGACTGCTGAGGTATTTGGCCTTGTGGACTAAGAAGCTACTGGGTTCTCAGGCTCTCCAGTATGTAGATAGCCACTGTTTGACTACCTTTCCCTATCAGCTGTAAGATATTCTAATAAATCTTCTTtaatacacacaagcacacacacacgcgcacacacacacacacacacacacacacacacacacagatgttctgttcctctagagcagtggttctcaaccttcctaatgttgtgaccctttaatatagttcctcatgttgtagtaaccccccccaaccataaaattattttcattactacttcataactgtaattttggggttttttttgggggggttggtttttcaagacagggttctctgtgtaagtcatggctgtcctataactcactctgtagaccaggctggcctcaaagtcacagagatctgcctgcctctgcctcctgagtgctgggattaaaggcatgccctacCACGCCCAGCACTTCTAACTataaattttgctactgttatgactcatAATATAAAtccctgtgttttccaatggtctgaggtgacccttgtgaaagggtcattcaaaccCCAAGGGAATcaagacccacatgttgagaaccactgctctggagaaCCTTGCCTAATACACAGTCCTACAGGAAATGCTTAAGAGATGTTATACAATAAGCGAAAGGATAATAACCACCATTACTAAAGCATATGaacatataaaattaaacaatACAGCAGATacacaaaaggaaaagatgaaagtGTATCAATACAAGAAAACCATTAAACATAaaaaatggtggcgcacgcctttaatcccagcactcgggaggcagaggcaggcggatctctgtgagttcgaggccagcctggtctccaaagcgagttccaggaaaggcgcaaagctacacagagaaaccctgtctcgaaacccccccccaaaaaaaaattaacacaggaaaaaatacagaaaatagccACCAAAAATGTCAGAAATACATCTTCACTTATCAAAAATATCCTTGAGCATAAACGACATATTtctcaataaaaaatataaactgaaTAGA from the Peromyscus eremicus chromosome 8a, PerEre_H2_v1, whole genome shotgun sequence genome contains:
- the LOC131917071 gene encoding zinc finger protein 39-like, with the protein product MRNLQQDRVENSMSQLPSRTLDTGKQKRSYKKRPVTYSHRRWSQRCRARKHKAPVKGLMSFEDVSVDFTWEEWQDLDDTQRKLYRDVMLETYRSLESLGHCITKPEVIFKLEQGIGPWRVEEVPEQSRPDIQKVNELVETSQDNQERHLWHLVITNSNTSTKENVKLGKIFNVSSKNVSNMTVKNGNSSGMRPAALNVWQNGLPPNEPDNMQTGKELDGSLSSKPPIHAQHHRLYNSAPSTQEHFQCCRQEAACNTKALWTSKRFHIAPSSSEVGESGKASDEVALNSQEMTWVREPTWECNICKKTFCSKFKLTKHKKTHKVQKYYRCSDCEKTFIKKSYHKKQRIHAGVRSSRCRQCKKFFHQKKQQNVRQRVPRGTKLYEMYQSEKSFNEKPKLRRFQRTGYKPYGCHMCGKSFYRKSHLNRHQRIHTGEKPYGCKECKKTFYHKSSLTIHQRTHTGEKPYECKKCRKTFYCKSDLNVHHRTHTGEKPYECDECGKTFYSKSHLIIHQKIHTGDKPYECEECQKTFNRKSNLTVHQKTHTGEKPYECGVCGKTFHRKSHLSMHQGTHTGEKPYECKECGKAFYQKSSLSRHQRNHTGDRPYSCEECRKTFLHKSSLTVHQRSHTGYKPYSCEECRKTFYSKSHLTVHQRTHTGEKPYECKICKKAFHQKSYLNRHQITHESEKRFECQECRKTFYHKSSLTVHQKIHLRACL